In the genome of Chelmon rostratus isolate fCheRos1 chromosome 24, fCheRos1.pri, whole genome shotgun sequence, one region contains:
- the LOC121627429 gene encoding insulin receptor substrate 2-like isoform X2: protein MASPPAHGGHLLSNGTSGVKKSGYLRKQKHGHRRFFVLREPTERCPARLEYYESEKKWRNKSAAKRVITLDSCLCVNKRADAKHKHLIALYTKDEYFAVAADSEQEQESWFAVLTDLIAEGKVYDSPASTSSLVGFEEASYGLITPASAVYKEVWQVNLKSKGLGQIKNLTGVYRLCLSSRTISFVKLNSDTAAVSLQLMNIRRCGHSDSFFFIEVGRSAVTGPGEFWMQAEDSVVAQNIHETILEAMKAMKELSEFRPRSKSQSASTNPISVPTRRNLNNLPPSQTGLVRRSRTDSMATTSPGRKFTSCRIRTASEGDGSVTRPVSMSISVNGSPTSPNSGNHLSRSHTLSSGRTCRMLESSSNLHHSRSMPVSNSPPAASSPISMSPRGGANVCTPDKARRPFSCSASISGSLSDTGFMLCEDYSSSPGDPKFLPLTRSDTPDSLSSTPPSRDISDPCGYMIMEGANGSKSGEGLAFDKAYRKRTHSLTTPRQQRVVAPLSSASLDEHTLMRMAHGQNSHSASPKVCYPEDYGDIEIGSSRSSSSNLADDGYMPMTPGVASQSGKADNYVPMSPMCVSAPKQIVNPRVHPQAAASGGYKNNSPCSSSLEDNGYMRMWCGSKSSMESPDRNSEYMNMSPGNPPPLQTPPDYYLGLMAGEPASMRSAYQAGSLTLPAKLQTSKNEESSQYVLMSPQSLRQRLGESDYYSVMQPSAAQTSPLSPSVPSPVRHGRAETLPYRGRLGRPNRLSLDTLRTLPSMNEHPLPGEPRSPGEYINIDFGGARFSPPSIVSTESQSSSLGSSGGGPGRSSLTDYINLELGSHSPKAANTPAERLDALPELSMCPCSGEDGVYHLDGEKRSQGLCDELKNDYTEMTFGMTSSPPQLVPQHTASQSSRERRLSLEDQGVPESIGVFLLGAASSSTVGPDCSAKVIRANPQGRRRHSSETFSSTATVTPVFPSFARGDTVKRHSSVENISSRSSEGSDEEYGSPVNRQSSAGYPNGLNYIALNLLDNRDMEKCEDLAGFKPTSSCKGGINGLHSTPYVCLGFKETATTAKD, encoded by the exons ATGGCAAGTCCTCCGGCGCACGGAGGACACCTGTTATCCAACGGGACGAGCGGCGTGAAGAAGAGCGGATACCTGAGGAAGCAGAAACACGGACACAGGCGCTTCTTCGTGCTGCGGGAGCCGACCGAGCGCTGCCCGGCCCGCCTGGAGTATTATGAAAGCGAGAAGAAATGGAGAAACAAGTCCGCCGCGAAACGGGTCATAACTTTGGACTCGTGTCTGTGCGTAAACAAGCGCGCCGACGCCAAACACAAGCACCTCATCGCCCTCTACACCAAGGACGAGTACTTCGCTGTGGCAGCAGACAGcgagcaggagcaggagagcTGGTTCGCTGTTTTGACTGATCTAATTGCCGAGGGGAAAGTGTACGACAGCCCCGCTTCCACCTCCTCTTTAGTGGGCTTTGAGGAGGCCAGCTACGGACTCATTACGCCCGCATCAGCTGTCTATAAGGAGGTGTGGCAGGTCAACTTGAAATCCAAAGGCTTGGGTCAGATCAAGAACCTCACTGGAGTGTACAGGCTGTGTTTATCCAGCCGGACCATCAGCTTTGTCAAACTGAACTcagacacagctgctgtcagtttaCAGCTCATGAACATTCGGAGATGTGGCCACTCAGACAGCTTCTTCTTCATAGAGGTGGGCCGGTCAGCGGTCACTGGGCCCGGAGAGTTCTGGATGCAGGCAGAGGACTCGGTGGTGGCGCAGAACATCCATGAGACCATCCTCGAGGCCATGAAGGCCATGAAGGAGCTGTCTGAGTTCAGGCCGCGGAGCAAAAGCCAGTCTGCAAGCACCAACCCCATCTCTGTGCCCACACGACGCAACCTCAACAACCTCCCCCCCAGTCAGACGGGCCTGGTGAGGAGATCCAGAACAGATAGCATGGCAACCACATCCCCGGGGAGAAAGTTCACGTCCTGTCGGATAAGAACAGCCAGCGAGGGAGACGGCAGTGTGACCCGGCCTGTGTCCATGTCCATATCTGTGAACGGGAGCCCCACCAGTCCAAACTCTGGGAATCACCTCAGCAGGTCCCATACTCTCAGCAGCGGGCGCACCTGCAGAATGCTAGAGTCCTCCTCCAACCTGCATCATAGCCGGTCCATGCCGGTGTCCAACTCCCCTCCGGCTGCCTCCAGCCCCATCAGCATGTCTCCAAGAGGGGGGGCTAATGTCTGCACTCCTGACAAAGCCAGGCGGCCTTTCAGCTGTAGCGCCTCCATCTCTGGCTCCCTCAGTGACACGGGCTTCATGCTGTGTGAAGATTACAGCTCCAGCCCAGGTGACCCCAAATTCCTCCCCCTGACGCGCAGCGACACCCCCGACTCTCTGTCCAGCACGCCCCCATCCCGTGACATCAGCGACCCCTGTGGCTACATGATAATGGAGGGGGCCAATGGCAGCAAGTCTGGGGAGGGTCTGGCATTTGACAAGGCTTACAGGAAGCGGACACACTCCCTCACCACACCGCGTCAACAGCGGGTGGTGGCGCCGCTGTCCTCGGCCTCCCTGGATGAGCACACACTCATGAGGATGGCGCACGGACAGAACTCTCACTCCGCCTCGCCCAAAGTGTGCTACCCAGAGGATTATGGAGACATTGAAATCGGTTCATCCAGGAGCTCCAGTAGTAACCTTGCAGATGATGGCTACATGCCAATGACGCCAGGTGTAGCATCCCAGTCTGGCAAGGCAGACAACTACGTGCCCATGAGCCCCATGTGTGTCTCAGCACCGAAGCAGATTGTGAACCCAAGGGTGCATCCTCAGGCGGCTGCCAGCGGCGGCTACAAGAACAACtccccctgcagcagctctctggaGGACAACGGCTACATGAGAATGTGGTGTGGCTCCAAATCCTCCATGGAGAGCCCAGACAGGAACAGCGAATACATGAACATGTCACCTGGAAACCCACCCCCACTCCAGACCCCCCCTGATTACTACTTGGGCTTGATGGCTGGTGAACCTGCGTCAATGAGGTCAGCCTATCAGGCCGGCTCCCTCACGCTTCCTGCTAAACTTCAGACCTCCAAGAATGAAGAAAGCAGCCAGTATGTTTTGATGAGCCCTCAGAGTTTGAGGCAGAGGTTGGGGGAGTCAGACTATTACTCAGTAATGCAGCCCAGTGCAGCTCAGACCTCGCCACTGAGCCCCTCAGTACCCTCCCCAGTCAGACACGGCCGGGCGGAGACCCTGCCCTACAGAGGGAGGCTGGGCAGGCCTAACAGGCTATCCCTAGACACCCTGAGGACCCTGCCCAGCATGAATGAGCACCCCCTGCCCGGAGAACCCCGGAGCCCCGGGGAGTACATTAACATTGATTTCGGCGGCGCCAGATTCTCCCCGCCCTCCATTGTGTCTACAGAGAGCCAGTCTTCATCACTGGGTTCCAGCGGTGGGGGTCCGGGGAGGTCCTCTCTGACAGACTACATAAACCTGGAGCTGGGCTCACACTCACCCAAGGCGGCTAACACCCCCGCTGAGCGCTTGGACGCACTTCCAGAGTTATCAATGTGCCCCTGCTCAGGGGAGGACGGAGTGTACCATCTGGATGGCGAGAAAAGGTCTCAGGGCCTCTGCGATGAGCTGAAGAATGACTACACTGAGATGACATTTGGGATGACCAGCTCACCTCCACAGCTTGTTCCCCAGCACACAGCAAG ccagagcagcagagagaggaggctcTCTCTGGAGGACCAGGGAGTCCCAGAAAGCATTGGGGTCTTCCTGCTTGGGGCCGCCTCTTCTTCCACGGTGGGCCCCGACTGCTCTGCCAAAGTGATCCGGGCCAACCCACAGGGACGTCGGCGCCACAGCTCCGAGACCTTCTCCTCCACCGCCACGGTGACGCCGGTCTTCCCCTCCTTCGCTCGCGGCGACACAGTGAAGAGGCACAGCTCGGTGGAGAACATCTCATCCCGGAGCAGCGAGGGCTCTGACGAGGAGTACGGCAGCCCGGTGAACCGGCAGAGCTCGGCCGGCTACCCGAACGGGCTGAATTACATTGCCTTGAACCTGCTGGACAACAGGGACATGGAGAAATGTGAGGACCTGGCTGGCTTCAAACCCACCAGCAGCTGCAAAGGGGGTATCAATGGATTACACAGCACACCATATGTCTGTTTGGGATTCAAGGAGACTGCAACCACTGCCAAAG
- the LOC121627429 gene encoding insulin receptor substrate 2-like isoform X1, whose product MASPPAHGGHLLSNGTSGVKKSGYLRKQKHGHRRFFVLREPTERCPARLEYYESEKKWRNKSAAKRVITLDSCLCVNKRADAKHKHLIALYTKDEYFAVAADSEQEQESWFAVLTDLIAEGKVYDSPASTSSLVGFEEASYGLITPASAVYKEVWQVNLKSKGLGQIKNLTGVYRLCLSSRTISFVKLNSDTAAVSLQLMNIRRCGHSDSFFFIEVGRSAVTGPGEFWMQAEDSVVAQNIHETILEAMKAMKELSEFRPRSKSQSASTNPISVPTRRNLNNLPPSQTGLVRRSRTDSMATTSPGRKFTSCRIRTASEGDGSVTRPVSMSISVNGSPTSPNSGNHLSRSHTLSSGRTCRMLESSSNLHHSRSMPVSNSPPAASSPISMSPRGGANVCTPDKARRPFSCSASISGSLSDTGFMLCEDYSSSPGDPKFLPLTRSDTPDSLSSTPPSRDISDPCGYMIMEGANGSKSGEGLAFDKAYRKRTHSLTTPRQQRVVAPLSSASLDEHTLMRMAHGQNSHSASPKVCYPEDYGDIEIGSSRSSSSNLADDGYMPMTPGVASQSGKADNYVPMSPMCVSAPKQIVNPRVHPQAAASGGYKNNSPCSSSLEDNGYMRMWCGSKSSMESPDRNSEYMNMSPGNPPPLQTPPDYYLGLMAGEPASMRSAYQAGSLTLPAKLQTSKNEESSQYVLMSPQSLRQRLGESDYYSVMQPSAAQTSPLSPSVPSPVRHGRAETLPYRGRLGRPNRLSLDTLRTLPSMNEHPLPGEPRSPGEYINIDFGGARFSPPSIVSTESQSSSLGSSGGGPGRSSLTDYINLELGSHSPKAANTPAERLDALPELSMCPCSGEDGVYHLDGEKRSQGLCDELKNDYTEMTFGMTSSPPQLVPQHTASSQSSRERRLSLEDQGVPESIGVFLLGAASSSTVGPDCSAKVIRANPQGRRRHSSETFSSTATVTPVFPSFARGDTVKRHSSVENISSRSSEGSDEEYGSPVNRQSSAGYPNGLNYIALNLLDNRDMEKCEDLAGFKPTSSCKGGINGLHSTPYVCLGFKETATTAKD is encoded by the exons ATGGCAAGTCCTCCGGCGCACGGAGGACACCTGTTATCCAACGGGACGAGCGGCGTGAAGAAGAGCGGATACCTGAGGAAGCAGAAACACGGACACAGGCGCTTCTTCGTGCTGCGGGAGCCGACCGAGCGCTGCCCGGCCCGCCTGGAGTATTATGAAAGCGAGAAGAAATGGAGAAACAAGTCCGCCGCGAAACGGGTCATAACTTTGGACTCGTGTCTGTGCGTAAACAAGCGCGCCGACGCCAAACACAAGCACCTCATCGCCCTCTACACCAAGGACGAGTACTTCGCTGTGGCAGCAGACAGcgagcaggagcaggagagcTGGTTCGCTGTTTTGACTGATCTAATTGCCGAGGGGAAAGTGTACGACAGCCCCGCTTCCACCTCCTCTTTAGTGGGCTTTGAGGAGGCCAGCTACGGACTCATTACGCCCGCATCAGCTGTCTATAAGGAGGTGTGGCAGGTCAACTTGAAATCCAAAGGCTTGGGTCAGATCAAGAACCTCACTGGAGTGTACAGGCTGTGTTTATCCAGCCGGACCATCAGCTTTGTCAAACTGAACTcagacacagctgctgtcagtttaCAGCTCATGAACATTCGGAGATGTGGCCACTCAGACAGCTTCTTCTTCATAGAGGTGGGCCGGTCAGCGGTCACTGGGCCCGGAGAGTTCTGGATGCAGGCAGAGGACTCGGTGGTGGCGCAGAACATCCATGAGACCATCCTCGAGGCCATGAAGGCCATGAAGGAGCTGTCTGAGTTCAGGCCGCGGAGCAAAAGCCAGTCTGCAAGCACCAACCCCATCTCTGTGCCCACACGACGCAACCTCAACAACCTCCCCCCCAGTCAGACGGGCCTGGTGAGGAGATCCAGAACAGATAGCATGGCAACCACATCCCCGGGGAGAAAGTTCACGTCCTGTCGGATAAGAACAGCCAGCGAGGGAGACGGCAGTGTGACCCGGCCTGTGTCCATGTCCATATCTGTGAACGGGAGCCCCACCAGTCCAAACTCTGGGAATCACCTCAGCAGGTCCCATACTCTCAGCAGCGGGCGCACCTGCAGAATGCTAGAGTCCTCCTCCAACCTGCATCATAGCCGGTCCATGCCGGTGTCCAACTCCCCTCCGGCTGCCTCCAGCCCCATCAGCATGTCTCCAAGAGGGGGGGCTAATGTCTGCACTCCTGACAAAGCCAGGCGGCCTTTCAGCTGTAGCGCCTCCATCTCTGGCTCCCTCAGTGACACGGGCTTCATGCTGTGTGAAGATTACAGCTCCAGCCCAGGTGACCCCAAATTCCTCCCCCTGACGCGCAGCGACACCCCCGACTCTCTGTCCAGCACGCCCCCATCCCGTGACATCAGCGACCCCTGTGGCTACATGATAATGGAGGGGGCCAATGGCAGCAAGTCTGGGGAGGGTCTGGCATTTGACAAGGCTTACAGGAAGCGGACACACTCCCTCACCACACCGCGTCAACAGCGGGTGGTGGCGCCGCTGTCCTCGGCCTCCCTGGATGAGCACACACTCATGAGGATGGCGCACGGACAGAACTCTCACTCCGCCTCGCCCAAAGTGTGCTACCCAGAGGATTATGGAGACATTGAAATCGGTTCATCCAGGAGCTCCAGTAGTAACCTTGCAGATGATGGCTACATGCCAATGACGCCAGGTGTAGCATCCCAGTCTGGCAAGGCAGACAACTACGTGCCCATGAGCCCCATGTGTGTCTCAGCACCGAAGCAGATTGTGAACCCAAGGGTGCATCCTCAGGCGGCTGCCAGCGGCGGCTACAAGAACAACtccccctgcagcagctctctggaGGACAACGGCTACATGAGAATGTGGTGTGGCTCCAAATCCTCCATGGAGAGCCCAGACAGGAACAGCGAATACATGAACATGTCACCTGGAAACCCACCCCCACTCCAGACCCCCCCTGATTACTACTTGGGCTTGATGGCTGGTGAACCTGCGTCAATGAGGTCAGCCTATCAGGCCGGCTCCCTCACGCTTCCTGCTAAACTTCAGACCTCCAAGAATGAAGAAAGCAGCCAGTATGTTTTGATGAGCCCTCAGAGTTTGAGGCAGAGGTTGGGGGAGTCAGACTATTACTCAGTAATGCAGCCCAGTGCAGCTCAGACCTCGCCACTGAGCCCCTCAGTACCCTCCCCAGTCAGACACGGCCGGGCGGAGACCCTGCCCTACAGAGGGAGGCTGGGCAGGCCTAACAGGCTATCCCTAGACACCCTGAGGACCCTGCCCAGCATGAATGAGCACCCCCTGCCCGGAGAACCCCGGAGCCCCGGGGAGTACATTAACATTGATTTCGGCGGCGCCAGATTCTCCCCGCCCTCCATTGTGTCTACAGAGAGCCAGTCTTCATCACTGGGTTCCAGCGGTGGGGGTCCGGGGAGGTCCTCTCTGACAGACTACATAAACCTGGAGCTGGGCTCACACTCACCCAAGGCGGCTAACACCCCCGCTGAGCGCTTGGACGCACTTCCAGAGTTATCAATGTGCCCCTGCTCAGGGGAGGACGGAGTGTACCATCTGGATGGCGAGAAAAGGTCTCAGGGCCTCTGCGATGAGCTGAAGAATGACTACACTGAGATGACATTTGGGATGACCAGCTCACCTCCACAGCTTGTTCCCCAGCACACAGCAAG cagccagagcagcagagagaggaggctcTCTCTGGAGGACCAGGGAGTCCCAGAAAGCATTGGGGTCTTCCTGCTTGGGGCCGCCTCTTCTTCCACGGTGGGCCCCGACTGCTCTGCCAAAGTGATCCGGGCCAACCCACAGGGACGTCGGCGCCACAGCTCCGAGACCTTCTCCTCCACCGCCACGGTGACGCCGGTCTTCCCCTCCTTCGCTCGCGGCGACACAGTGAAGAGGCACAGCTCGGTGGAGAACATCTCATCCCGGAGCAGCGAGGGCTCTGACGAGGAGTACGGCAGCCCGGTGAACCGGCAGAGCTCGGCCGGCTACCCGAACGGGCTGAATTACATTGCCTTGAACCTGCTGGACAACAGGGACATGGAGAAATGTGAGGACCTGGCTGGCTTCAAACCCACCAGCAGCTGCAAAGGGGGTATCAATGGATTACACAGCACACCATATGTCTGTTTGGGATTCAAGGAGACTGCAACCACTGCCAAAG
- the acp2 gene encoding lysosomal acid phosphatase: MVSAAVLFLLTVGSVCGKATAERKLVYVTVLFRHGDRSPVKAYPTDPYQESAWPQGFGQLSQEGMRQHFELGRFLRDRYKGFLKESYDRHEISVRSTDFDRTLMSAEANLAGLYPPSGQQVFNPDLKWQPIPVHTVPQSKERLLSFPLNDCPRYQQLMNETEHTEEFLNVTVAYQDVIDLVRNKTGLKKTSVDSVWNVYDTLFCESRHNMSAPDWVTPDVMEMLRVLKDFEFRIIFGVYKRQEKSRLQGGILLGEIVKNLTKMATPDPEQRLKMMMLSAHDTTVAALQSSLDVFNGRQPPYASCQIFELYRDNGSASVSMFFRNDSTVAPYPLQLPGCPLDCPLEEFVRITKLSISDDRDKECELPSKGRDKEVIVSLVVSGCLLFLLITLLLGIICWQKEPVGNRGYQHVINQEAGEES, encoded by the exons ATGGTGTCCGCTGCGGTGCTCTTTCTTTTAACGGTGGGCTCTGTCTGTGGAAAAGctacagcagaaagaaaactaGTATATGTGACTGTG TTGTTCCGTCATGGTGACCGCTCACCTGTCAAAGCCTATCCGACCGACCCATACCAAGAGAGCGCCTGGCCACAAGGCTTTGGACAGCTATCGCAG gagggGATGAGGCAGCACTTTGAGCTGGGCCGCTTCCTGAGGGATCGGTACAAGGGATTCCTCAAAGAGTCCTACGACAGGCACGAG ATCTCAGTCCGCAGTACGGACTTCGATCGCACCCTGATGAGCGCCGAAGCCAACCTCGCAG GTCTGTACCCTCCCAGTGGTCAGCAGGTCTTCAACCCGGACTTGAAGTGGCAGCCGATACCCGTGCACACCGTGCCACAGAGCAAGGAGAGG CTCCTGTCGTTCCCCCTGAACGACTGTCCTCGCTACCAACAGCTGATGAATGAAACTGAACACACGGAGGAATTTCTTAACGTCACCGTTGCGTACCAG GACGTTATAGACCTGGTGAGGAACAAAACAGGACTGAAAAAGACTAGTGTTGATTCAGTCTGGAACGTGTACGACACACTCTTCTGCGag tCCCGTCACAACATGTCAGCTCCTGACTGGGTGACTCCTGACGTCATGGAGATGCTCCGAGTGCTGAAGGACTTTGAATTTCGG ATCATATTCGGGGTCTACAAACGACAAGAAAAGAGCCGACTGCAGGGAG gTATCCTGTTGGGTGAAATAGTGAAGAATCTTACCAAGATGGCCACCCCAGACCCGGAACAGAGGCTGAAAATGATGATGCTGTCTGCG caCGACACCACTGTAGCGGCTCTTCAGTCCAGCTTGGACGTGTTCAATGGAAGACAGCCGCCATATGCTTCCTGTCAAATATTTGAGCTGTATAGAGACAACgg CTCTGCATCGGTGTCCATGTTCTTCCGGAACGACAGCACAGTGGCGCCGTACCCTCTGCAGTTACCGGGCTGCCCGCTTGACTGCCCCCTAGAGGAGTTTGTGAGAATTACAAAGCTCTCTATTTCTGACGACCGGGACAAAGAGTGTGAATTGCCTTCTAAGGGGCGAGACAAAG aAGTGATCGTCAGTCTGGTGGTGTCCGGCtgtctgctcttcctcctcatcaccctcctcctcGGCATCATTTGTTGGCAGAAGGAGCCGGTCGGTAATCGGGGATACCAGCACGTGATCAACCAGGAAGCTGGGGAGGAATCCTGA